Below is a genomic region from Raphanus sativus cultivar WK10039 chromosome 4, ASM80110v3, whole genome shotgun sequence.
AGAAGGAGTCTGTGAAGTCTTGGCTGCGAAGCAGGGAGGACCAGAGCTTGCATACGCAACGAGATCTAGCTATAGAGATCAACGGTAACCTCGAGAATATCTCTATAACAACCTCAACAGGAAGCGTCGACAAGTTATGTTATGTATCATGTTCTCTTAAGGAAAGAAGTTTCGAtctgtgaagaagaaagaaaaagacatgAAACACAAACATTGTAGAACAAAGcaaaactccaaaaaaaaagttcgaTTCCATCCAAAGAAACTAATCTTAAAATACAGTTTAGAACTAAGCCACAGATTCTACCAGAACTTCATCAATATCGATTTTACAAATTGCAGAAGAACATTAGAGTCAAAATATTTGTGCATTTCTTACCTCGAAATTAACTGTCACTAGAGGTTGACTTTTTGGATCCGGATTTGCAGTGGAACAATCTTAAGTCGCAGTTAGTTAGGATTAGACTAGATCTATCCTCAAAAATCATTTGTCGGGGAATGATAGAAAGAGTGAAGTAATAATATATGGGGCTTTTGTGGGCTTAGACCAAATTTAAAATGATGGGTTTACGATGGGTCTGACCTGAATTTTATTGAAAACGTTGATTTGCTATTTGCTCTTTATTCTACCAAATTTATTGATAATAATGACGAgattagaaagaaagaaaaaaaagagatactTCGTGTCTAATTGATGTGCTGAGACAAATACAGTTCTTTGAGAAGGCTTGTGTCTGAGACAGCTTCCTCAAGAGCTACTTTTGCAGCTGTTCCGGAATCAAAAGTGAAAACAGCACCGAGGTTTATCACTTGAGTCCTTTGGCATCTGACTAGAACCATCAGAATGGCTACAATCAGTGCTGTTATAGCCAAATATTTGTCAATGCCCGGTCCCATGGAGACAAGGCAATCAAACCGACAGATCAGGTCGTTTGTGTCTGAACTATACAAAACCATCTCTCTTTCAATCTAGTGTATCTTCAGCATTTAGGATGAGAATAAGAGGGGCTAATCCTAATCCACCTACCTAGTCATTAGTCAAGGTAAGGTTTACAGTTTTGACGTGTAGAACAAGAAAAACTCTTTCATCAAAAGATAACAAGCGAAACAGAGCCGGTAGGTAAAAGAGTAAGAACAAAAAGACAAAGCTTTACCCATGACAAGAATCAGTTCAACAGTGTGAGAATGTCTATTCTCTATTTCAAGCAACCTTCAGGTTCTCTGAGGAATATAAGCTACAAACGGAAAATTTCCTACAAAGAAACGAATTGTTTAAGAGGAAAAGTCAAGGCACAGAACAAAAAAGGCTGTTATATAAGACAGGATTCCTAAAAGCATCCGTTTGCAAGCCGTGGGGACCATATTTTCAAGATTATTTTAAGACTGTTATATCATAGGATAACTAATTGACTTTACTATTAATACATCTAATGTTAAACAACTAGTTGATGCCACCGTAGCATCAGAGTAGTTTTTATATGTAGATGACTAACATATAACTCATCAACACACAAGTCACAAAGTGACGTGTTCATGAAGAGAAAAGTATACAAAGGCTAAGATCTCCTTTTTAGAACAATCAATTCCTCCTCACcggggaaaaaaaaaaatccaagaaAGATGAACTACGAAGCCATGATTTATCATATCTACAAGGGTCTGGACAGAACATTTTTTGGCGAGGTTAAGTGATTGGGATCATCTTGCGGCCGTTCTTCCCTAATTCTTCCAAGATTTATTTGACTCTTTTGAGATAACTGACCAATATTTAACCATAGTACCTCTCCTTGTTTGGTCATCTTTTGTGACTACTCAATTGACCACACCTTATTTGACTAGGTGCTTTAAACGTTTACTTGAAAGAGGtagattaaagaaaaaacatctcAGTTTTGGATAAAGTTTCTTAATACATAGTTGAATCTTcaagtttcttaaaaaaaatctttaggCTCTTCCTTCACACGTATCGCTTAGTTATGCGAACACGAAAAATACGAACGGTGATTATCTGTCACAAAATCTATTAGATCCTCATAAACGCGCTTTTGAGACAGGGACAGCTGTCCGGGTTTGGGGCGGAGGGACTCTGGTATAGAACTGACAGAATTCTGCTGCGATAGGGAGGATCCAGCACCATCTCTGGGCTTTCTCCGTAACAACAATTGCTGGGCAATGTCCGCGTCGATAGCTTGTACTGCCTGCAGGGACAtggatatatatttatatcactCGTGAACATTATAGGTGAGGAGGCtcaattaaacaaaaaaggGCAACAACAAGCAAAAGTTCTTGCAATCCACTCTAAATCTATTCTGgttatttctaaatttatttaactTAAAAGCTGGAACCatatataaatgatataaaaatttaaacacaaACCTTCTCTTTAGCCGCCTGCTCAATGACAGCACAACCCAGATCAAGGTTGTCATCGGTCACAAGTTGCACAATTTGTTCAAGAGCTTGGCTTTTAATATCCAGACCCTGGAGCGCATTCCGCAGATGACCTGATATTGACTTGCGCAGAGGTTCCTGCGAGAAtgcataaaaaaaaagcaagaaagGATGAATACAATAGCAACAAGaatgtaaacaaaaaatattaaagaagcCAAAGCCCTTTGAGCAGGAAAAACCTTGCACGTCACATGAGCCAAATTCCCAGCTAAACTCGCTACCATCAAGTGAGCTGCACCATATATACGTGACTCATCTGGTTCCAAGGCATAATCCTGGAGTCCAAAGACGAAACATGTATGTACGATAGACATACAAGATCAAAACTTGTAGATTCccaacttttaaataataataaaaaagacatgcaacaaaaaaatacatggaCTACTTTCAAAACGGAACTAAAGCTAATTTTagttgtgaaaaaaaaaagcgatAGAAAACGAATGTGAGATAAGGTAGACAATTTCAGATTGGCCAACCGTCAGCACAAGCTCTTTTGTTGTTTGGCAAGCAGTGCGAACACTTCTCTGAACAATACCAGGCACAATCTCTTTGGTCGCTCTATCGATGGCAAGTGGTACCACTCTGACAATGGATAAAAGTTTAGAATGTCGAAGAAAATACCTTCAATGCGCTAGAAACATAAAGATTTCATTTCACCATTTGGAGACGGCTAGTTACAAACCTCTCAAATGGAAAGTGCGTAGCAAATCCGCTTAATTTCTGATTGATAACCACATGATTTCCAATGTTGGGA
It encodes:
- the LOC108853347 gene encoding general negative regulator of transcription subunit 1-like, with the translated sequence MIQEEPKTISPLKQIDLPIDVANTDTPSKLLSQYVDTQRVYANNTLMEDEEVATLGLPDQLPSPQGLFQSTLSPLFSISQLSGALPNIGNHVVINQKLSGFATHFPFERVVPLAIDRATKEIVPGIVQRSVRTACQTTKELVLTDYALEPDESRIYGAAHLMVASLAGNLAHVTCKEPLRKSISGHLRNALQGLDIKSQALEQIVQLVTDDNLDLGCAVIEQAAKEKAVQAIDADIAQQLLLRRKPRDGAGSSLSQQNSVSSIPESLRPKPGQLSLSQKRVYEDLIDFVTDNHRSYFSCSHN